A part of Cryptococcus tetragattii IND107 chromosome 3, whole genome shotgun sequence genomic DNA contains:
- a CDS encoding histone H4 — MSGRGKGGKGLGKGGAKRHRKVLRDNIQGITKPAIRRLARRGGVKRISGLIYEETRGVLKIFLENVIRDSVTYTEHAKRKTVTSLDVVYALKRQGRTLYGFGA; from the exons ATGTCTGGTCGAGGAAAGGGCGGCAAGGGTCTCGGTAAGGGCGGTGCCAAGCGACACAGGAAGGTCCTTCGTGACAACATCCA GGGTATCACCAAGCCCGCTATCCGACGTCTTGCTCGACGAGGTGGTGTCAAGCGTATCTC TGGTCTCATCTACGAGGAGACTCGAGGCGTCCTTAAGATCTTCCTTGAGAACGTCATCCGTGACTCTGTCACCTACACTGAGCACGCTAAGAGGAAGACAG TCACCTCCCTCGACGTTGTCTACGCCCTTAAGAGGCAAGGCCGAACCCTTTACGGTTTCGGTGCTTAG
- a CDS encoding DNA mismatch repair protein MSH3 yields the protein MMPPGSSQQPSLDSFFKRKNPQADSHSRSGNNAIIDLTDSPPKKRSKLDDDSNQKSRSMAQTTSSYFKGHPAARPLSVDKTRPRKPLAAIQAYKLPHVIPLQLCHSGSAFEICSLVPQASFVPDSESEASTSPAPQRTTEQLNRHEEWKARVLAMSGSFRRRRSLALDEAAAAEVREATGLEGENTPFDDSDGDDDKRESEKNAEEVGKKLKKYVAKEPSEKAKGKGKKKEEIGPSGLAYTPLEKQFMDIKEQNKDVLLLTEVGYKYKFHGEDAKTASRELGIVAFPSRNFFTASIPTHRLHIHVKKLLSLGYKVGVITQTETAALKKIGDNRNAPFTRKLTHLFTAATYVEDPSLSSSSPIRFDDPVIPGTTPPPTNALVAIVEQHADEARDDRVKVGLVCVVPGTGDITWDEFEDSKIRTELETRLAHLSPAELLLPKQKLSKGTEKVLAYFTGEVKYRGSNVVRIERIDDIPEYDAAFDFLTNFYHDKEHRNITSKGDENDQRHPMTEGNEQWSLQRKLRQGGADISLEMNEKIYLASGVSSSKAILTLVDFPKQVVISMAVAIRYMKRFGLENAFRHTSSFVRFANRSHMLLSSNTLTNLEIYQNQTDGGLYGSLMWLLDHCKTRMGKRLLREWVGRPLLDVTALKARADAIEEIMENNSYHMEKLRSLLLNMPDLVRGLTRVQYGKATPNELATLLIALVRLASEFKPNTGNVFRSCLLNNVPNTLPTVLNTSQRFLNALNLKQARENDEANLWADPERFPEIQDVKDCISVCEMELNEHLIEVRKILKKPTLKYITVSGIEYLVEVPIRDTKIVPAQWVKISATRTVNRYHTPKILAIMKERTQHQEKLSIVAHEAFTAFQSEVAEYHDLVVVSKQIAVIDCLMSLAQTAAASGYCKPEFSAEPELKIVAGRHPMVEMLREEAYVPFDIHFSKEEGTTKIITGPNMAGKSSTVRAMALIVCMAQIGSFVPASSVTLSVHDSVQTRMGASDEIGRGKSTFMVELSETSDILRTITPRSLVILDELGRGTSTYDGAAIAYATLSHIAEIGCSTLFVTHYPMIAQDLAREKPDKISNWHMSFDEIKMPDGSAEITFLYQLTRGLQEASFGVWCARLAGLPKPILDNAQMRSNSLKTETQERLRGIVARGVSQMLHNLLDNQTSSSQVLRNVEMLHKSLSLSSILFSQ from the exons ATGATGCCACCCGGAAGCTCCCAACA ACCATCCCTtgactctttcttcaagcGTAAAAATCCTCAAGCGGACTCACACTCAAGGAGCGGCAATAACGCAATCATAGACCTAACAGACTCTCctccaaaaaaaagatcCAAACTCGATGATGACAGCAACCAGAAAAGCCGATCTATGGCACAAACGACTTCTAGTTATTTCAAAGGACACCCCGCAGCGAGACCTCTTTCGGTAGATAAAACGCGGCCTCGCAAGCCATTGGCGGCCATTCAAGCTTACAAGCTTCCACATGTAATACCATTGCAACTCTGTCATTCAGGATCAGCTTTCGAAATATGCTCGTTGGTCCCCCAAGCGTCGTTCGTGCCAGATTCTGAATCTGAGGCGTCAACAAGTCCCGCACCGCAGCGCACCACCGAACAGCTCAATAGGCatgaggaatggaaggcCAGGGTCCTTGCCATGAGTGGGTCATTTCGACGAAGAAGGTCTTTGGCTCTAGATGAGGCAGCTGCAGCAGAGGTAAGGGAGGCTACTGGTCTGGAAGGCGAAAACACTCCTTTTGATGACAGTGATGGGGACGACGATAAGAGGGAAAGCGAAAAGAatgcagaagaagttggAAAGAAGCTAAAAAAGTATGTTGCTAAAGAGCCATCAGAGAAAGCAAAAGgtaaagggaaaaagaaggaggaaataGGACCTAGTGGATTAGCATACACGCCTTTGGAGAAGCAGTTCATGGATATCAAGGAGCAGAACAAGGatgttctccttcttacGGAAG TGGGATATAAATACAA ATTTCACGGCGAAGACGCAAAG ACAGCCAGTCGCGAATTAGGGATTGTTGC CTTTCCTAGCAGGAATTTTTTCACTGCGTCAATACCAACTCATCGGCTGCACATACATGTCAAAAA ACTGCTGTCATTGGGATACAAGGTTGGCGTGATTACTCAGACAGAAACGGCGGCCCTTAAAAAGATTGGCGATAACAGGAATGCGCCATTTACTCGAAAACTCACTCACCTTTTTACGGCTGCCAC CTATGTCGAAGATCCCTCtctgtcatcgtcatcacccATCCGTTTTGATGACCCTGTCATCCCTGGCACCACTCCTCCGCCTACAAATGCTCTCGTTGCTATCGTGGAACAGCATGCAGATGAGGCCAGGGATGACAGAGTCAAGGTGGGCCTAGTTTGCGTCGTTCCAGGGACAGGAGATATCACATGGGATGAATTTGAGG ACTCGAAAATTCGGACGGAACTGGAAACCCGTCTCGCCCACCTATCACCTGCcgaacttcttcttccaaagcaGAAGCTTAGCAAGGGGACGGAGAAGGTGCTGGCATATTTCACCGGCGAAGTGAA ATATCGAGGTAGTAACGTTGTCCGGATTGAAAGAATAGACGATATTCCAGAATACGATGCGGCATTTGATTTCCTGACAAATTTCTATCATGATAAAGAGCACAGAAATATAACGTCCAAAGGGGATGAGAATGATCAACGGCACCCTATGACAGAGGGAAATGAGCAGTGGAGCTTGCAACGCAAGTTGAGACAGGGTGGAGCAGATATCTCGCTGGAAATGAATGAAAAGATCTACCTAGCGTCCGGTGTCAGCT CTAGCAAGGCAATACTCACTTTAGTCGATTTCCCCAAACAGGTCGTCATCTCCATGGCTGTTGCTATTCGATACATGAAAA GGTTCGGTTTAGAAAATGCTTTTAGGCACACTTCTTCGTTTGTCAGA TTTGCAAATCGGTCTCATATGTTACTGTCAAGTAATACTCTAACCAATCT GGAGATCTATCAGAACCAGACAGATGGAGGCCTATACGGAAGCCTGATGTGGT TACTTGACCA CTGCAAGACACGTATGGGCAAGCGTCTCCTTCGCGAATGGGTGGGAAGACCATTACTTGACGTTAC AGCCTTGAAAGCTCGGGCGGACGCTATCGAAGAAATCATGGAAAATAATAGCTACCATATGGAGAAGCTCCGCAGTCTTTTGCTCAACATGCCGGATCTTGTTAGAGGCTTGACCCGAGTTCAGTATGGAAAAGCAACGCCGAACGAACTCGCAACTTTACTTATTGCCCTCGTACGCCTGGCTTCAGAATTCAAGCCCAATACGGGCAATGTCTTTCGATCATGCCTCTTGAACAACGTACCTAATACGTTACCGACAGTTTTAAACACGTCACAAAGATTTCTAAATGCCTTAAACTTAAAGCAAGCGAGGGAAAATGACGAGGCCAATCTATGGGCTGACCCAGAAAGATTCCCGGAAATACAGGATGTCAAAGAT TGTATAAGCGTCTGCGAGATGGAGTTGAATGAACACCTCATAGAAGTGCGGAAAATACTGAAAAAGCCAACTCTTAAGTATATCACGGTCTCTGGTATTGAG TACCTTGTGGAAGTTCCAATCCGAGATACGAAGATCGTACCTGCCCAGTGGGTGAAAATTAGCGC AACTAGAACGGTCAATCGATATCATACTCCAAAAATCCTTGCAAT CATGAAAGAGAGAACACAGCATCAAGAAAAGCTGTCAATTGTCGCACATGAAGCATTTACGGCCTTCCAGTCTGAAGTTGCCGAGTATCATGACCTTGTTGTGGTTTCGAAACAAATTGCCGTTATCGACTGTCTTATGTCCCTGGCTCAAACGGCTGCTGCGTCTGGATATTGTAAACCGGAATTTTCAGCTGAACCAGAGCTGAAGATAGTAGCTGGCCGACATCCAATG GTGGAAATgctgagagaagaggcatATGTCCCATTTGATATCCACTTTtcaaaggaggaggggacaACCAAAATTATCACTGGGCCGAATATGGCAG GTAAAAGTTCGACCGTTCGTGCGATG GCTTTGATCGTGTGTATGGCACAAATTGGATCATTCGTGCCTGCTTCATCCGTGACCCTTAGTGTACATGATTCTGTTCAAAC TAGGATGGGGG CTTCTGATGAAATTGGACGAGGAAAGTCTACATTCATGGTGGAATTATCAGAGACGAGCGACATTCTTCGAACTATAACACCGAGATCTTTGGTAATCTTGGATGAGCTCGGCCGGGGGACAAG TACTTACGACGGCGCTGCTATTGCTTATGCCACGTTGTCGCACATCGCCGAGATCGGGTGTAGCACGCTATTTGTTACACATTATCCTATGATTGCTCAGGACTTAGCTAGAGAGAAGCCTGACAAAATCAGTAACTGGCATATGAGTTTTGATGAGATTAAGATGCCTG ATGGCAGTGCGGAGATCACGTTCTTGTATCAGCTTACACGCGGATTACAAGAGGCTTCTTTTGGAGTATGGTGTGCTCG GTTGGCAGGTCTACCAAAACCTATCCTCGACAATGCTCAAATGCGGTCCAACTCTCTCAAAACAGAGACGCAAGAAAGACTGAGAGGTATAGTTGCAAGGGGAGTTAGTCAGATGCTGCATAATTTGCTTGACAATCAAACCAGCTCCAGCCAGGTGCTCAGGAACGTAGAAATGTTGCACAAGTCTTTGTCTTTAAGTTCtattcttttttctcaGTAG
- a CDS encoding mitochondrial 54S ribosomal protein uL5m, whose amino-acid sequence MAAQSVRSFTASASRVSLKRAAPVCRHASTKASVQQDEWSLPDIHLGPTHASRYSQHYNNTLASDVMYMTYSHRLSQRPTKPEIHQPPQTPYEANRARPPIMRGNRAVRTKTTEITPATVPKLESIIVHTMVKEAIGNKNSLLSAIAALRAISGETPNGAGRKGSSGVQVITAKKSAASWKLREGMPVAVKVELKGEAMYDFIQSLVDFVLPRLRDFSGVPLPPASTPKSSPASLAGVVSFGFGPTAMSFFPQIEANTDAYPKMHGFHVFFKTNLTGENAQEHARTLVSGFRIPFHRR is encoded by the coding sequence ATGGCTGCCCAATCTGTTCGCTCCTTTACCGCCTCAGCGTCCCGAGTTTCTCTTAAAAGAGCGGCCCCCGTATGCCGCCATGCGTCAACCAAGGCTTCAGTGCAACAAGACGAATGGTCTCTTCCCGACATTCACCTCGGTCCCACCCATGCCTCTCGATACTCCCAGCATTACAACAACACTCTCGCTTCCGATGTCATGTACATGACCTATTCCCATCGTCTCTCCCAGCGTCCAACCAAACCTGAAATTCACCAGCCCCCTCAAACACCTTACGAGGCAAATCGTGCCCGACCGCCCATCATGAGGGGTAACCGTGCGGTCCGAACCAAGACAACCGAGATCACACCGGCGACCGTTCCCAAACTCGAGTCTATTATTGTCCATACCATGGTGAAGGAAGCCATCGGCAACAAaaactctcttctttcagctATCGCCGCTCTTCGCGCCATCTCTGGGGAGACTCCTAACGGAGCAGGTCGTAAAGGTTCATCCGGTGTCCAGGTCATCACTGCTAAAAAGTCTGCGGCTTCCTGGAAGCTCAGAGAGGGCATGCCCGTCGCTGTCAAGGTGGAGCTCAAGGGTGAAGCCATGTACGACTTCATCCAATCCCTCGTTGACTTTGTCCTTCCCCGTTTGCGAGATTTTTCGGGtgtccctcttccccctgCTTCCACACCCAAGAGTTCTCCGGCTAGCTTGGCTGGCGTTGTGTCTTTTGGTTTTGGACCTACCGCTATGAGTTTTTTCCCTCAGATTGAGGCCAACACCGATGCCTATCCCAAAATGCACGGTTTCCATGTCTTTTTCAAGACCAATCTCACAGGGGAAAACGCTCAAGAGCATGCGAGGACATTGGTTAGTGGGTTTAGAATACCTTTCCACAGGAGATAG